CAGGCGAACTATTGCAACCCCATCACTTCTTGAATGAAATTGGTATAAACCTCACCTTGATTAAATTCTGGGGTGTCTAAAATCTTTTGGTGAAATCCAATAGTGGTGGGCAATCCGGTAATTGCACATTCTTGCAATGCCCGCTTCATGCGTGCGATCGCAGTCGGTCGATCTCGCCCCCAAACAATCAGCTTGCCAATCAGCGAATCATAATAGGGAGGAATCTCATAATCCGTATAAACATGAGAGTCCACCCGTACCCCAGGCCCTCCAGGCGGCAGATAGCCATTGATGCGACCTGGATGGGGACGGAAATTATGGTCAGGATCTTCGGCATTGATGCGGCACTCGATGGCATGCCCCGTCAACTTCACTTGATCTTGGGTCACGCTCAGTTTTTCGCCTTGGGCAATGCGGATCTGCTCCGCAATCAAATCTAAGCCCGTTGTTACCTCCGTCACCGGATGTTCCACCTGAATTCGGGTGTTCATCTCCATGAAGAAGAATTCCCCCGTAGAAGACAGGAGGAACTCAACAGTGCCTGCACCCACATAGCCAATGGATGCGGCAGCCCGGACAGCTGCAGATCCCATTTTTTCTCTCAGTTCTGGGCTTAGGGCTGGGCTGGGGGACTCTTCTAGTAACTTTTGATGTCGTCGCTGGATCGAGCAATCCCGCTCGCCCAAGTGAACCACATTGCCATAGCTATCTGCAAAAATCTGAAACTCAATATGGCGAGGATTTTCAATAAATTTTTCGATATAGACCCCAGGATTACCAAAGGCCGCCTCTGCTTCTCCCTGAGCCGCTAAATAAAGCTTGCCTAAATTTTCAGGTTCCCGCACCAAGCGCATTCCCCGACCACCCCCACCAGCAGTGGCTTTGACCATGACGGGATAGCCCATCTCATCGGCAATTTTCTTAGCCGTTGCTTCATCCGGTACCAGCCCATCACTCCCAGGAACGGTGGGCACTCCGGCGTTTTGCATGGTTTCTTTGGCCGTAGACTTATCTCCCATCGCTCTCATGGCTTCAGGGGTAGGACCAATAAAGTGAATCTTATGATCAGCACATATTTCAGCGAAGCGAGCATTTTCCGCCAGGAAGCCATACCCCGGATGAATGGCAGTGGCATTCCGGGTTAACGCAGCCGAAATAATATTGGGAATATTGAGGTAGCTCTTACTGCTCGCCGGTTCGCCAATACAGACCGCTTCATCTGCTAACTGCACATTAAGAGATTGCTGATCCACCGTGGAATGGACTGCTACAGTGGCAATTCCCATCTCTCCACAGGTGCGGAGTATCCTCAAGGCAATCTCGCCTCGATTAGCAATTAAAATCTTAGAAAAACGCATGTTTCAACAGGAGCGTAACGCTCAATAACCTTCTCGCAATGACCCAGGACGAACCTGCTACACGCCCCAAGTCAAAACCCCTAAGGAGCTGCGTGAAACGAAATTCCACCACACATTCGTCCAGTAGCGGTAAGCAGTGTCAAAAGTAAAATCCAGAGTCATCGTATCATGCAGATGCGGCCAAGTTTGCTCTGGTAATCCTAAGAGTTCAACGAAGGGCAAATGTACGAGGATAGCCCTTTCCTGGCAAAGTTGTCTGACTCAATTTAAGACGCCGCTATTCTTCTGCTGTGGGATCAAGAATGACCGGTCGAGAAAGTTCGCCATCCGGATCCGGGGCATAGGTTTCAGCAGGCGGCGGTGCTGCCGGTGGAGCTTGCCGCTGGACTGGAGCGGGTTCTGGGTCATATCGAGGTTCTGGGTCATATCGAGGCTCGGGCTCATACCGAGGTTCTTCTCGACGTCGGCGAGAAGCATAAATCGCATCCCGTTCGGCAGCCCAAGCCGCAATCTTATCCTGCGCATCATAATAGAGGGCTCTACCATAACCAATCTGGGAGGCAGTTGCGATCGCATCCGACAAACGACCATTCCGGGCTAAGGCATTTGCTTCATTGAGAATGGGGCGATCTTCAACGGATTGAATGTCAGCGACCCAAGCGTAAATATCGTCTTGAGCTTCTCTATGGAGCGACCGTCCAGATTCAATTTGTTCAGCGGTTTTGATGGCATCATTTAACTTACCAGCCTTAGCTAGCTGACGAGCCTCATCCAGAATTGGCTGATCTTCCACCTTTTCAATGGATCCTTCCCATTCCTGCATCAGAGTTTGGGCTTCATCCCGTAACGGATTACCAAACTCCACTTTCCGCGCTTCCAAAATTGCAGCTTGGAACCCTGCCGTCGTCTTTTGAGTTGCAAATTGACGAGCCCGAGCCAATACCTGACGATCTTGGAAGGTATTGATCTGTTGATTCCATTGGGCAATCAAAGTTTGGGCCTGAATCCGACCCGGCTTCTCCGTATCAAT
The Acaryochloris marina S15 genome window above contains:
- the accC gene encoding acetyl-CoA carboxylase biotin carboxylase subunit, whose amino-acid sequence is MRFSKILIANRGEIALRILRTCGEMGIATVAVHSTVDQQSLNVQLADEAVCIGEPASSKSYLNIPNIISAALTRNATAIHPGYGFLAENARFAEICADHKIHFIGPTPEAMRAMGDKSTAKETMQNAGVPTVPGSDGLVPDEATAKKIADEMGYPVMVKATAGGGGRGMRLVREPENLGKLYLAAQGEAEAAFGNPGVYIEKFIENPRHIEFQIFADSYGNVVHLGERDCSIQRRHQKLLEESPSPALSPELREKMGSAAVRAAASIGYVGAGTVEFLLSSTGEFFFMEMNTRIQVEHPVTEVTTGLDLIAEQIRIAQGEKLSVTQDQVKLTGHAIECRINAEDPDHNFRPHPGRINGYLPPGGPGVRVDSHVYTDYEIPPYYDSLIGKLIVWGRDRPTAIARMKRALQECAITGLPTTIGFHQKILDTPEFNQGEVYTNFIQEVMGLQ